The Aedes aegypti strain LVP_AGWG chromosome 3, AaegL5.0 Primary Assembly, whole genome shotgun sequence genome contains a region encoding:
- the LOC5571059 gene encoding UPF0183 protein CG7083: MLDLEVVPERSLGCDNWEFILGMHFSQAVAIIQSQVGIIKGVQVLYSDTTPLNVDIIINLPQDGIRLIFDPVQQRLKAIEVFNMKLVKLKYYGLPFNSPEVVPSIEEIEHSFGATHPGVYDASKQLFALHFRGLSFYFPVDSKLQPGYAHGLGSLHFPSGASPIVSKMALYCGGSVAESRPPPLPLSCYNQQLYLESASVLRNSSGTRGIRLQLYTEGSPRALEPRKQCLTREVIFGDSCQDVASNLGAPSRVFFKSEDKMKIHSPSAHRRVQSKRSDFFFNYFTLGIDVLFDARTQRAKKIILHTNYPGHYNFNMYHRCEFNLQLAPDKVTEDTPLDSPVNISAYSKWDTISSRLAPAERPVVLHRAGSTNTANVFGSTFCYGYQDIIFEVMPNNYIASVTLYHPSPYSNEYAFGSGSSASSVSNSTRNLLQDGNKSNIRVSA; encoded by the exons ATGCTCGACCTGGAGGTGGTTCCGGAACGTTCGCTCGGATGCGATAATTGGGAGTTTATTCTCG GCATGCACTTTTCCCAAGCTGTGGCAATCATTCAGTCGCAGGTGGGAATCATCAAGGGCGTGCAAGTGTTGTACTCTGATACG ACTCCTCTGAACGTCGACATTATCATCAACCTGCCCCAGGATGGTATACGCCTAATCTTCGATCCGGTTCAGCAACGGCTGAAAGCGATCGAAGTATTCAACATGAAGCTGGTCAAGCTGAAGTACTACGGTCTTCCGTTCAACTCGCCCGAAGTCGTTCCCTCGATCGAGGAGATCGAACACTCCTTTGGCGCCACGCACCCGGGAGTGTACGACGCTTCCAAGCAGTTGTTTGCGCTGCACTTTCGCGGCTTGAGCTTCTACTTCCCGGTAGATAGTAAACTGCAACCCGGTTACGCTCACGGATTGGGTTCGTTGCACTTTCCTAGTGGCGCTTCACCGATCGTTTCGAAGATGGCTCTCTATTGCGGTGGAAGTGTCGCGGAGAGCCGTCCTCCCCCGTTGCCGTTGTCTTGTTACAATCAACAGCTGTATCTGGAGTCGGCATCGGTACTGAGAAACTCATCTGGCACTCGGGGTATCCGTTTGCAGCTGTATACGGAGGGCTCTCCACGTGCGTTGGAACCAAGAAAGCAATGCTTGACACGGGAAGTCATTTTTGGTGATAGCTGTCAGGATGTTGCTAGTAATCTCGGCGCACCTTCCAG AGTGTTCTTCAAAAGTGAAGATAAGATGAAAATACATTCACCAAGCGCTCACCGTCGTGTGCAGTCGAAACGAAGCGATTTCTTCTTCAATTATTTCACGCTCGGGATCGATGTCCTTTTCGACGCCAGAACGCAGCGTGCGAAGAAGATAATATTGCACACCAACTATCCGGGGCATTACAATTTCAATATGTACCACCGGTGTGAGTTTAATCTTCAGTTGGCACCTGACAA GGTCACTGAAGACACCCCGCTGGATTCGCCGGTAAATATTTCGGCCTACTCCAAGTGGGACACCATCTCATCTCGGTTGGCTCCGGCCGAGCGTCCCGTTGTGCTGCATCGGGCTGGCTCGACCAACACGGCAAACGTTTTTGGATCGACCTTCTGCTACGGCTATCAGGACATCATCTTCGAGGTAATGCCTAACAACTACATCGCTTCGGTTACGCTGTACCATCCGTCGCCGTATTCCAACGAGTATGCCTTCGGAAGCGGCAGTAGTGCCAGCAGCGTTAGCAACAGTACGCGCAATTTGCTGCAGGACGGCAACAAAAGTAATATCCGCGTTAGCGCATGA
- the LOC5571061 gene encoding uncharacterized protein LOC5571061, translating to MSAETANPTKSSIKPIMSKIRLKTIGIPFKCCAPGCNMDRSKISYSLHPFPNETTEPERHEIWKRLLLIVQPVTRSNVVCARHFPKQSFKHNADGTSSIFLKPDAYPYATSKLKLRLERHRAEREKTAASNKKLCNDKETNRNNRSSGDDDDDNPQSDREVQIIEDLL from the exons ATGTCAGCCGAGACAGCAAATCCCACTAAGTCTTCCATTAAACCAATAATGTCTAAAATCCGCCTGAAGACAATCGGGATTCCATTCAAATGCTGTGCACCGGGATGTAACATGGACCGCAGCAAGATCTCGTACTCGCTTCACCCCTTCCCGAATGAGACTACGGAACCCGAACGTCACGAAATCTGGAAACGCTTGCTACTAATTGTCCAGCCAGTCACTCGGTCGAACGTCGTATGTGCGAGACACTTCCCGAAGCAAAGCTTCAAACATAATG CCGACGGAACGTCATCGATTTTCCTTAAACCGGACGCCTATCCCTATGCGACCAGTAAGCTGAAGCTACGATTGGAGCGACATCGTGCCGAACGAGAAAAGACCGCAGCATCTAACAAGAAACTCTGCAATGACAAAGAAACAAACCGCAACAACAGGTCTtccggcgacgacgacgacgacaacccTCAATCCGACAGGGAAGTTCAGATAATTGAGGACCTACTGTAG
- the LOC110679611 gene encoding uncharacterized protein LOC110679611, with product MSAAGHFIPPMLIFPRVRLTVQLKKGAPPETLFSCNTTGWITIDDFSAWFDHFLAHTRPTAESPVILLLDGHASHTKNLEFPDKAKRSHVTVVSMPPHCSHRLQPLDVSFMGPLKTNMSQVIEKYLKMNPGKVITLNEISALFGKAYLRSTSASVAVNGFNKTGIAPFNRAVFTDDDFAPADVSDIPLTSNGGSSSNETTTEDKNRQQFQGVNDGLATIDLTKTLPNTVEGSQCDVHSDDEDGPFLGFDDVDITAKKITGIPTKRSTQLNKSFSVGPTAIRPFPKMELKERKSGRKKEKSKKLTSSPYRNALRSLQAAKEIMQLKVSERGSKRRPYGAPKPRRQQKENRIVQDVLCETCGICFSSSGNGRDWEKCSKCHIWFHKLCAEYDLP from the coding sequence ATGTCTGCAGCAGGACACTTCATACCACCGATGCTTATTTTTCCTAGAGTACGACTGACGGTCCAATTGAAAAAGGGAGCACCACCGGAAACACTATTCAGCTGTAATACTACGGGCTGGATAACCATTGACGATTTTTCTGCGTGGTTTGATCACTTTTTGGCCCATACAAGACCTACAGCAGAAAGTCCAGTGATACTGCTACTGGATGGACATGCATCCCACACAAAGAACTTGGAGTTCCCGGATAAAGCCAAGCGTTCACATGTAACGGTGGTTTCCATGCCTCCCCACTGTAGCCACAGGCTTCAACCACTTGACGTCAGCTTCATGGGACCTCTTAAAACTAATATGTCTCAAGTAATTGAGAAGTATTTAAAAATGAATCCAGGAAAGGTCATCACACTGAATGAAATTAGTGCACTGTTTGGAAAAGCTTACCTTCGCTCAACATCAGCTTCTGTTGCAGTGAACGGATTCAACAAAACCGGCATCGCACCTTTCAACAGAGCAGTGTTTACGGACGATGACTTCGCACCAGCTGATGTGTCGGATATACCGTTGACATCGAACGGTGGATCTTCGAGTAATGAGACCACTACGGAGGATAAAAACCGACAACAGTTTCAGGGTGTTAATGATGGCCTCGCAACAATTGATCTAACGAAAACACTCCCAAACACTGTTGAAGGTTCCCAGTGTGACGTCCATTCCGACGACGAAGATGGGCCATTTCTAGGATTCGATGACGTTGACATCACTGCCAAGAAAATTACGGGGATTCCAACAAAGCGTTCGACACAGCTGAACAAGTCATTTTCCGTAGGACCAACAGCAATACGTCCATTTCCCAAAATGGAATTGAAGGAACGAAAGAGTGGTaggaagaaggaaaaatctaaaaaactgACATCCAGCCCATACCGAAATGCTCTAAGATCACTGCAAGCTGCTAAGGAAATAATGCAACTGAAGGTATCAGAAAGAGGTTCAAAAAGGCGTCCTTATGGCGCACCTAAGCCAAGACGTCAACAAAAAGAAAACCGAATTGTACAAGATGTACTATGTGAAACTTGCGGTATCTGCTTCAGTTCGTCAGGAAATGGACGTGATTGGGAAAAGTGTAGCAAATGCCACATTTGGTTTCACAAACTTTGCGCAGAGTATGACTTGCCGTAA
- the LOC5571057 gene encoding NADH dehydrogenase [ubiquinone] 1 alpha subcomplex assembly factor 3 has protein sequence MHSVLRLRTAFRSTIAKNICTSHVRQSTYEGDGKTSVSILNREADAGLLINSFSQVGFRLSNDMKVIGPMAIFPRSVLSWNVESHEDITEESLSLFTALEPKIDILVIGIGDQQTTPAFTKKIIEFMKKYRINVEVLNTEQACATFNFLNAESRVVAAALIPPVSLRFNEDDLMRTHIASSRPFELDEK, from the exons ATGCATTCTGTCCTGCGGCTTCGAACGGCGTTCCGCTCTACGATAGCCAAGAATATCTG TACCAGCCACGTTAGGCAATCGACATACGAGGGCGACGGCAAAACATCGGTCTCTATTCTGAACCGGGAAGCGGATGCTGGATTGCTCATAAACTCATTCAGCCAAGTTGGCTTCCGGTTAAGCAACGATATGAAGGTGATCGGACCGATGGCAATTTTCCCCCGGTCCGTCCTGTCGTGGAATGTGGAAAGTCACGAGGACATCACCGAGGAAAGTTTGAGCCTTTTTACCGCGCTGGAACCGAAGATCGATATTCTGGTCATTGGTATCGGGGATCAACAGACGACACCGGCGTTCACTAAGAAAATcatcgaattcatgaagaaataccGGATTAATGTGGAGGTGCTCAACACGGAACAAGCGTGCGCTACCTTCAATTTTCTAAATGCGGAGAGCCGTGTTGTGGCAGCGGCGCTGATTCCTCCGGTTTCGTTGCGTTTCAATGAAGATGACTTGATGCGGACGCACATTGCTTCCAGTAGGCCTTTCGAATTGGACGAAAAGTAG